The window GCCAGTCATCCGCATGCCGAACCATCGTCCTCTCAACCACCTCCGGCAGGGCGCGCCGGATATTTTCCGCCGCGACGGGCGCCTCGATCTGAATGTGGATTCCATCGTCATAATAGAGGGCGTAAAACACCACCTGGGCGCGCAGCGCGCGTGACAGGCGTGCGATGCCGCTGTGCAGGTGCGCCGGGCGGTCGAACAGCCGGCAGGCCAGCTTGGCCGAAGGATCCTTATTGCTGTTCAGGGTGTAATCCGGCGTGATGTCCGGGAACAGTATGATGTTGCGCCGGTGGTCCGCCGCCGCCAGCATCGCCTGCGTCAGCTGGCCGGCAATCAGCCGCTGATCGTCGTGAATGGAGCAGAGTTCGAGCCGCGCCTGCCATTCGGGCGCCTGGCGCAGATGTTCCTGCACATCGCCCGAAACAACCACCGTGGCCAGCCCCGGGTAGGCTCCGGCGCCAACCAGCGCGGCCAGCACGTCGGAAACCGTATGCATCGGCGCCAGTATCACCGGCGCCCCGGAGCGATGCAGCGGCTCCACCACCTGATTCAGTCGTGCGGAACAGCGCGCCAGCTGGCCCAAAAGCACCGGGTTTTTCGCGTATACCGCGGAAAAATCCAGCAACCGCCGCCGTTGCATCAGCCAGGAAAAATTCAGCGCATCCGCGTTCCCCAGCAAACTGCGGTAGTTTGCCGCGGCGACTGCGCTGCGGTAACGCCGGCCGCGCGGCAACAGCGAAAGGCGATGCAGTTGCCGGCGCAGCCTCAGGTAGCGGCGGTAATCCATGCGCCGCAGCGCGATGCCCGCCAGCCGGCCCCTGAAGCCGGCCAGGGCCGCGGCATAGCGGGCCATGTCGGCCAGGGCATTGTTCCACGTCATATACACCCAGACGGAAAAGAAGCGCATCATGGCTCCAGCGGCTTATCGTGTTGCAACAGGGACAGCAGCTGCTTGCTGAAGGCCGGGAAATCGCGATCCTGCGTCGCCAGCCACTTGCGGTTGACAATAAAGCTGGGGGTAGCATTGATCTGGTAATAGCTGCTCACCGCCGTCATATAGCCCAGCATGGCGCTAACCTGTTCAGAGTCCTTGGCTTTCGCGTATTCGGCCTCGTCGATGCCGTTCGCCTGCAGCCAACGGGCCAGCTGCGCCTTATCCGCCAGATCAATCTTGTCTTTGATAATTGCCTGATAGGCCGCCGGGCGATGCCGCGCTTCGATGCCCATCACCGTTAGGGTGGCGAACAGCGGTGCAAACGCCGCCATGCCGGATTGTTCGGCATCATTGAGGTGCAGGCGGATCAGGCGGGTGCCGACCGGCAGATTCTTTTCCAGTTCGGCGATGTTTCCCTCGTTCACCTCGCAATAATGGCAGGCATAGGAGAATACCTCGACAATGGCGTTGATATCTTTTAACGGGCTGTTCTCTGCTTGTTCCGCCGTAATGAACCTCAGGCTCTCGCCCGCCGGTGCGGTCATTACGTATTTATGGAAATAAACCGACGTCATCAAGGATGAAGCAAAAATAACAATCAGGGTATAGCCAATGAATAATAAGGGGCGTTTATACATGAGGTACGCATCCTGCGAACGGAATAACGCACCCCCGCCGGGATGAACGTTATTTCCTGGGGTTGAGTATCGTGAGGGACAACAATACCGATAAATTTTTTGGCCGGCTCCCACCGAATAAGAAAGCGGGGCGGAAAAACCGCCCCGCCAGATAACAGCTAGCCTAGCTGCGATCGCTCAACGCGGATCAGTTAGGCGTGGTCGGGGTCGCCGGGCAGCTGGCCGTCGGCGCCGGGCGGTAGGTTTTCTTAACGCCGCCGAACTTGTCTGCACAGGTCGTTACCAGGTTGCAGGTTTTGCTGCTGCCACTCCCCACCCACTCGAAATCTTTAGTGCAAACGAAAGTCCCGCCAATGATGTTTTCTGCTTCAGAAAGGTTGATCTTTTTCATTACTATATCCTTATATATATTAAAATTAAAAAAACACCGCATATTGCGCCACGCCCCAGGCATGAAGCAATGCTGTAAAATAAAAAATACGGTGGTAATACAATGACAATGAGGACGCCTCGAAAAAATGATAGCCCGCGCAAACATACAGATCAATACAATTATTTACGTTCAGCCGTCACGTTACTTAATTCCATTATGATTATATGCAGGACTATTCTTTTAAAATTACGGTAAAAAGTAAGAAAAAAAAACAAAACTCACGGTGTGACAGCAATAAATTAAAAGGATTATTCTTAAATATACGCAGATTAAATAAGAAAAGATCTGGTCTGACCAGGGGCGCCCGCGATCATCGAGGATGAAAAGATTGCTTCCTGGCCCGCCGGACATACACTGATGAAGCCAACCGCCGCTGCGATGACAGGATGCCCATGCTAGCCACACATGAATATGCCAATGACCTGATTCTGTTTGCCCTGATCGTCGACTGTGGCTCATTCAGCAAAGCCGCCGAAACCGCCGGCGTCACCAGTTCGGTGGTCAGCAAACGCATCGGGCGCCTGGAAAAATCCCTCGGCGCGCGCCTGCTGTATCGCACCACCCGCAGCCTGACGCTCACGGAAAGCGGCCGGGCGCTCTATCAGCAGGCCAAGGACATCAGCGCCAAAATTCAAGACGCCCTGTACGCCGTCAGTGAAAAGAGCGAGGAACTGACCGGCACCATACGCATGTCGGTGCCGACCATTTCCGGCGAACTGTTGCTGAGCGAGAGCGTCGCGGAATTTTGCGCGCGGCATCCCAACCTGAAGGTGGAAATGCGCCTGGAAAATCGC is drawn from Serratia entomophila and contains these coding sequences:
- a CDS encoding lysophospholipid acyltransferase family protein: MTWNNALADMARYAAALAGFRGRLAGIALRRMDYRRYLRLRRQLHRLSLLPRGRRYRSAVAAANYRSLLGNADALNFSWLMQRRRLLDFSAVYAKNPVLLGQLARCSARLNQVVEPLHRSGAPVILAPMHTVSDVLAALVGAGAYPGLATVVVSGDVQEHLRQAPEWQARLELCSIHDDQRLIAGQLTQAMLAAADHRRNIILFPDITPDYTLNSNKDPSAKLACRLFDRPAHLHSGIARLSRALRAQVVFYALYYDDGIHIQIEAPVAAENIRRALPEVVERTMVRHADDWLLWHSHSLFFINE
- a CDS encoding DUF4762 family protein encodes the protein MKKINLSEAENIIGGTFVCTKDFEWVGSGSSKTCNLVTTCADKFGGVKKTYRPAPTASCPATPTTPN
- a CDS encoding DsbA family protein produces the protein MYKRPLLFIGYTLIVIFASSLMTSVYFHKYVMTAPAGESLRFITAEQAENSPLKDINAIVEVFSYACHYCEVNEGNIAELEKNLPVGTRLIRLHLNDAEQSGMAAFAPLFATLTVMGIEARHRPAAYQAIIKDKIDLADKAQLARWLQANGIDEAEYAKAKDSEQVSAMLGYMTAVSSYYQINATPSFIVNRKWLATQDRDFPAFSKQLLSLLQHDKPLEP